A genomic segment from Glycine max cultivar Williams 82 chromosome 1, Glycine_max_v4.0, whole genome shotgun sequence encodes:
- the LOC100815654 gene encoding peroxidase 51 produces the protein MALLNLILVWLFFLSLCLYSCPTSAQLSRHHYAKTCPNVENIVREAVKKKFHQTFVTVPATIRLFFHDCFVQGCDASVLVASTKNNKAEKDHPDNLSLAGDGFDTVIKAKEAVDAVPLCRNKVSCADILAMATRDVIALAGGPFYEVELGRFDGLRSKSSDVNRRLPQAEFNLNQLNSLFAANGLTQTEMIALSGAHTVGFSHCNKFTNRVYNFKSKSRVDPTLNEKYATQLRSMCPRNVDPRIAIDMDPTTPRSFDNVYFKNLQQGKGLFSSDQVLFTDSRSKATVNAFASSSNIFHANFAAAMTKLGRVGVKNAQNGNIRTDCSVI, from the exons ATGGCTCTGCTTAACCTCATACTTGTCTGGTTATTTTTCTTGAGTCTGTGTCTTTATTCGTGTCCTACTTCGGCCCAGTTAAGTAGACACCACTATGCAAAAACTTGCCCCAATGTAGAAAACATTGTCAGAGAAGCAGTCAAAAAGAAGTTTCATCAAACATTTGTTACGGTCCCTGCCACCATTCGTCTCTTCTTCCATGATTGCTTCGTGCAG GGCTGTGATGCCTCGGTTTTGGTTGCATCcacaaaaaacaacaaagcaGAGAAGGATCACCCTGATAATCTTTCACTAGCTGGAGATGGGTTTGATACAGTGATTAAAGCAAAAGAAGCAGTGGATGCAGTTCCATTGTGCAGGAACAAAGTTTCATGTGCTGATATTTTAGCTATGGCAACCCGTGATGTTATTGCACTG GCTGGTGGGCCTTTCTACGAGGTTGAATTGGGAAGATTTGATGGGCTAAGATCTAAATCTTCAGATGTAAATAGGAGGCTGCCTCAGGCAGAGTTCAACTTGAACCAGCTGAATTCACTGTTTGCGGCCAACGGCCTCACCCAAACTGAAATGATAGCTCTGTCAG GTGCTCACACTGTTGGATTCTCCCATTGCAACAAATTCACGAACAGAGTATACAATTTCAAGAGCAAAAGTCGAGTGGACCCTACACTGAACGAGAAATACGCAACACAGCTAAGGTCAATGTGCCCAAGGAATGTGGATCCAAGGATTGCAATCGATATGGACCCAACCACTCCACGGTCATTCGACAATGTTTATTTCAAGAATCTTCAGCAAGGGAAGGGCCTCTTCTCTTCAGACCAAGTTCTCTTCACGGACTCAAGATCCAAGGCCACAGTAAATGCCTTTGCTAGTAGCAGCAATATCTTTCATGCCAACTTCGCTGCTGCCATGACCAAATTGGGCCGAGTTGGAGTCAAGAATGCACAGAATGGAAACATTCGCACCGATTGTTCTGTCATTTAA
- the LOC100815123 gene encoding uncharacterized protein: MEKLIRPCDKEYMRITMLKHQDTFKEQVYELHRLYRIQNILMKNMEATRGNEVNQRGWNLKNVISLTQNGYHKGAQQNPKLNFDLERPAKEDMAEADSDGVLEVINETEIELTLGPSSYKRKKVETPLTSDSAHRLSSSSTGSSLINKTRLKTRHSSYSAAEELSGGLIGLVHVRHSTAGCQSGIRRSYEIEERSRDERTKQPPWFFQVLSLNTN, from the exons ATGGAGAAGCTTATTAGGCCATGCGATAAAGAATACATGAGAATTACCATGCTAAAACACCAAGACACTTTCAAAGAACAG GTGTACGAACTTCACCGTTTGTATCGGATTCAGAACATATTGATGAAAAATATGGAAGCCACTAGAGGTAATGAAGTAAATCAACGAGGATGGAACTTAAAAAACGTGATTAGTTTAACTCAAAATGGTTATCATAAAGGCGCGCAGCAAAATCCTAAGTTGAACTTTGATCTTGAAAGACCTGCTAAGGAGGACATGGCAGAAGCTGACAGCGATGGAGTTCTGGAGGTTATAAATGAGACTGAGATTGAGCTGACACTAGGCCCTTCAAGTTACAAACGTAAAAAAGTGGAGACACCACTAACTTCAGATTCGGCACATAGgttgtcttcttcttctactgGATCTAGCCTTATAAACAAGACAAGATTGAAGACCCGTCATAGCAGTTATTCAGCTGCAGAAGAATTAAGTGGAGGCTTAATTGGCCTTGTCCATGTGCGACATTCGACCGCAGGGTGCCAAAGTGGAATTAGAAGGAGTTATGAAATTGAAGAACGATCAAGAGATGAGAGAACGAAACAGCCACCTTGGTTTTTTCAAGTATTGAGTCTGAACACGAACTAA